A window from Micromonospora profundi encodes these proteins:
- the dacB gene encoding D-alanyl-D-alanine carboxypeptidase/D-alanyl-D-alanine endopeptidase — protein MPAPAGVEPPTAPTAPTGPRRRGRLLAVLATVLLMVLAGVGVVVARPGPVAGWLGEDDASTPVAAGATPEPDPSEVLAGPDANAPLPAPDGVKAALGPLVGAAALGDRVNVSVADVTSGQTLFAKGADDGTVPASVTKLATAVTVLAARGPGHRIPTRVVAGNKPGEVVLVGGGDPTLAVDKKGYYPGAARLDDLAAQVRTALGGTAPTSVTVDGTIYSGPVYGPGWDADIPTGGYGGAVTALMTDGARRDPGADPGGAERVTEPDLVAGRSFARLLGVPAGTVKRGTAPALAAAAGGTPPPGTELGTVQSPPLIRLVDIMISESDNLLAEALARQVALARSQPASFDGAAAAMDAEVAALGLPADEMTLSDGSGLSRRNRISPSLLTDLIRLAASPDHPELAGVFGGLPVGGWSGTLDDRYRGAPGTAAGAGAVRAKTGTLTGVHAIAGLVTTVDGRLLTFAVLTDKVPGGTDTAQPALDRIAAALAGCGCR, from the coding sequence CTGCCGGCTCCGGCCGGCGTCGAGCCGCCCACCGCGCCCACCGCGCCCACCGGCCCGCGCCGCCGGGGACGGCTTCTGGCCGTGCTCGCCACGGTGCTGCTGATGGTGCTCGCCGGCGTCGGCGTGGTCGTGGCCCGACCTGGGCCGGTGGCTGGCTGGCTGGGCGAGGACGACGCATCGACGCCGGTCGCGGCCGGTGCCACCCCGGAACCCGACCCGTCGGAGGTGCTGGCCGGGCCGGACGCGAATGCTCCGCTGCCCGCCCCGGACGGGGTGAAGGCCGCGCTGGGCCCGCTAGTCGGTGCCGCAGCCCTGGGTGACCGGGTGAACGTCTCGGTGGCCGACGTGACCTCCGGCCAGACACTCTTCGCCAAGGGCGCCGACGACGGGACTGTGCCCGCCTCGGTGACCAAGTTGGCGACAGCGGTGACAGTGCTGGCCGCCCGTGGTCCCGGCCACCGGATCCCCACCCGGGTGGTGGCCGGCAACAAGCCCGGCGAGGTGGTGCTCGTCGGCGGCGGTGACCCGACCCTCGCTGTGGACAAGAAGGGCTACTACCCGGGCGCGGCACGCCTTGACGACCTGGCCGCACAGGTGCGTACCGCGCTCGGCGGCACGGCCCCGACGAGCGTCACCGTCGACGGGACGATCTACTCCGGCCCGGTGTACGGCCCCGGCTGGGACGCCGACATCCCCACCGGCGGCTACGGCGGTGCGGTCACCGCGCTGATGACCGACGGCGCGCGGCGCGACCCGGGAGCCGACCCCGGAGGCGCGGAACGGGTCACCGAGCCCGACCTCGTCGCGGGCCGGTCGTTCGCCCGGCTGCTCGGCGTGCCGGCCGGCACCGTCAAGCGGGGTACGGCTCCGGCCCTGGCCGCCGCCGCGGGTGGCACCCCGCCTCCCGGCACCGAGCTGGGTACGGTGCAGTCCCCACCGTTGATCCGGCTGGTGGACATCATGATCAGCGAGAGCGACAACCTGCTGGCCGAGGCGCTCGCCCGCCAGGTGGCGCTGGCCCGCAGTCAACCGGCCTCGTTCGACGGCGCCGCCGCGGCCATGGACGCGGAGGTGGCGGCGCTGGGCCTGCCCGCCGACGAGATGACCCTCTCCGACGGCAGCGGGCTGTCCCGCCGCAACCGGATCAGCCCGTCTCTGCTCACCGATCTGATCCGGCTGGCCGCCAGCCCGGACCACCCGGAGCTGGCAGGTGTCTTCGGCGGCCTGCCGGTGGGCGGCTGGTCCGGCACCCTGGACGACCGCTACCGGGGTGCTCCCGGCACCGCCGCCGGAGCTGGCGCCGTCCGGGCCAAGACCGGCACGCTGACCGGCGTGCACGCCATCGCGGGCCTGGTCACCACGGTCGACGGCCGGCTGCTCACCTTCGCGGTGCTCACCGACAAGGTGCCCGGAGGCACGGACACCGCTCAACCGGCGCTGGACCGGATCGCCGCCGCGCTGGCGGGCTGCGGCTGCCGCTGA
- the ftsH gene encoding ATP-dependent zinc metalloprotease FtsH encodes MERTRFFRRPVVWIILVILGAVVLSQLFTSGPSYHRVDTSVALDQLHTAKINKVVFQDKEQTLQLDLAEKTKFGKTETDKIEAQFPYQAGDQIWNEVLDAKAANRVTGPADVEVSSDSIWVSLLVNLLPIALLVLLLLFFMSQMQGGGSRVLNFGKSKAKMITKDTPKTTFADVAGAEEAVEELHEIKDFLQNPAKYQALGAKIPKGVLLFGPPGTGKTLLARAVAGEAGVPFYSISGSDFVEMFVGVGASRVRDLFEQAKANAPAIVFVDEIDAVGRHRGAGMGGGHDEREQTLNQLLVEMDGFDTKGGVILIAATNRPDILDPALLRPGRFDRQIPVDAPDMEGRKAILRVHAKGKPFAPDVDLDAVARRTPGFSGADLANVINESALLTARKDQRAITNDSLEESIDRVIAGPQRRTRVMSDQEKKITAYHEGGHALVAWALPHAAPVHKVTILSRGRSLGHTLVLPTEDKYTQTRAEMIDTLAYALGGRAAEELVFHEPTTGAGNDIEKATQLARAMITQYGMSSKLGAIKYGTSGDEPFLGRNMGHERDYSDSVAAEIDGEMRALVELAHDEAWEILVEYRDVLDNIVLELMEKETLSTADMARICSRVVKRPPLAPYNGFGKRQPSTEPPVLTPAEKDALKAQAQADGAQASVGGGTPSNNSDGTH; translated from the coding sequence ATGGAACGTACGCGTTTCTTCCGCCGACCGGTGGTCTGGATCATCCTGGTCATCCTCGGCGCCGTTGTGCTCAGTCAGCTGTTCACCAGTGGTCCCAGCTACCACCGCGTGGACACTTCCGTTGCGCTCGACCAGCTCCATACCGCGAAGATCAATAAAGTCGTCTTCCAGGACAAGGAGCAGACGCTCCAGCTCGACCTGGCCGAGAAGACGAAGTTCGGTAAGACCGAGACCGACAAGATCGAGGCCCAGTTCCCGTATCAGGCTGGCGACCAGATCTGGAACGAGGTGTTGGACGCCAAGGCGGCCAACCGGGTCACCGGCCCTGCCGACGTCGAGGTCTCGTCGGACAGCATCTGGGTGAGCCTGCTGGTCAACCTGCTGCCCATCGCGCTACTCGTGCTCCTGCTGCTGTTCTTCATGTCGCAGATGCAGGGCGGCGGCTCCCGGGTGCTCAACTTCGGCAAGTCCAAGGCGAAGATGATCACCAAGGACACTCCGAAGACGACCTTCGCGGACGTCGCGGGTGCCGAGGAAGCCGTCGAGGAACTGCACGAGATCAAGGACTTCCTGCAGAACCCGGCGAAGTACCAGGCCCTGGGCGCCAAGATCCCGAAGGGCGTGCTGCTGTTCGGCCCGCCCGGAACCGGTAAGACGCTGCTGGCCCGCGCGGTCGCCGGCGAGGCCGGGGTGCCGTTCTACTCCATCTCGGGCTCCGATTTCGTCGAGATGTTCGTCGGTGTCGGTGCCAGCCGGGTCCGTGACCTCTTCGAGCAGGCCAAGGCGAACGCCCCGGCGATCGTCTTCGTCGACGAGATCGACGCCGTCGGCCGGCACCGTGGCGCCGGCATGGGCGGCGGTCACGACGAGCGCGAGCAGACGCTCAATCAGCTGCTCGTCGAGATGGACGGCTTCGACACCAAGGGCGGGGTCATCCTGATCGCGGCCACCAACCGGCCGGACATCCTCGACCCGGCGCTGCTGCGCCCCGGTCGATTCGACCGGCAGATCCCGGTGGACGCCCCCGACATGGAGGGCCGCAAGGCCATCCTGCGGGTGCACGCCAAGGGCAAGCCGTTCGCCCCCGACGTCGACCTCGACGCGGTGGCACGGCGTACCCCGGGCTTCAGCGGTGCCGACCTGGCCAACGTGATCAACGAGTCGGCTCTGCTCACCGCCCGTAAGGACCAGCGGGCGATCACCAACGACTCGCTGGAAGAGTCGATCGACCGCGTGATCGCCGGTCCGCAGCGACGGACCCGGGTGATGAGCGACCAGGAAAAGAAGATCACCGCGTACCACGAGGGTGGGCACGCGCTTGTCGCCTGGGCGCTGCCGCACGCCGCGCCGGTGCACAAGGTGACGATCCTGTCCCGTGGCCGCTCGCTGGGCCACACCCTGGTGCTGCCGACCGAAGACAAGTACACCCAGACCCGGGCCGAAATGATCGACACCCTGGCGTACGCGCTGGGCGGCCGGGCCGCTGAGGAACTCGTCTTCCACGAGCCCACCACCGGCGCTGGCAACGACATCGAGAAGGCCACCCAACTGGCCCGCGCGATGATCACCCAGTACGGCATGAGCTCGAAGCTCGGTGCGATCAAGTACGGCACCAGCGGGGACGAGCCGTTCCTCGGCCGCAACATGGGCCACGAGCGGGACTACTCGGACTCCGTGGCCGCCGAGATCGACGGCGAGATGCGGGCGTTGGTCGAGCTGGCGCACGACGAGGCGTGGGAGATCCTGGTGGAATACCGGGACGTCCTGGACAACATCGTGCTCGAGCTGATGGAGAAGGAAACCCTCTCCACGGCCGACATGGCGCGGATCTGCTCCCGGGTGGTCAAGCGCCCGCCGCTGGCGCCGTACAACGGCTTCGGCAAGCGCCAGCCCTCCACCGAGCCGCCCGTGCTCACCCCCGCGGAAAAGGACGCGCTCAAGGCGCAGGCCCAGGCCGACGGCGCGCAGGCGTCCGTTGGTGGCGGCACACCGTCCAACAACTCGGACGGTACGCACTGA
- a CDS encoding zinc-dependent metalloprotease — MAQFVDWDLAAATAGALSKSGPRVSYAEATDVVGDLRRLTDEAAGHVADYTGLRAQVAHPPVRVVDRRDWAATNIAGLREVITPLVSRLSGDKQPGVLTEAIGSRLTGVQAGTVLAYLSGRVLGQYEVFSADPGQLLLVAPNIVEVERKLGADPRDFRLWVCLHEVTHRTQFTAVPWMRAYFLGEVQAFVDASSNGGEHLVERLRRGVATLSEAVRDPESRTSVLDIVQTPAQRAVLDRLTALMTLLEGHAEFVMDGVGPQVIPSVERIRASFNRRREAGNPLEKAIRRLLGVDVKMRQYAEGRKFVHGVVERVGMEGFNSIFNSPLTLPRLSELGDPDAWVARVHGPAGHIPAAG, encoded by the coding sequence ATGGCGCAGTTCGTGGACTGGGATCTGGCCGCCGCCACCGCGGGGGCGTTGAGCAAGTCGGGCCCTCGGGTGTCGTACGCCGAGGCGACCGACGTGGTCGGCGACCTGCGTCGGCTTACCGACGAGGCGGCCGGACACGTGGCCGACTACACGGGGCTACGGGCGCAGGTGGCCCATCCGCCGGTCCGGGTGGTGGACCGCCGGGACTGGGCGGCCACGAACATCGCCGGGCTACGTGAGGTGATCACTCCGCTGGTCAGCCGCCTCTCCGGCGACAAGCAGCCCGGCGTGCTGACCGAGGCGATCGGGTCCCGTCTGACCGGTGTGCAGGCCGGCACGGTGCTTGCCTACCTGTCCGGCCGGGTCCTCGGCCAGTACGAGGTCTTCTCCGCCGACCCGGGCCAACTGCTGCTTGTCGCGCCGAACATCGTCGAGGTGGAGCGCAAGCTCGGCGCCGATCCGCGCGACTTCCGGCTCTGGGTGTGCCTGCACGAGGTCACCCACCGCACCCAGTTCACCGCCGTGCCGTGGATGCGTGCCTACTTCCTGGGCGAGGTGCAGGCGTTCGTGGACGCCTCGTCCAACGGCGGCGAGCACCTGGTCGAGCGGCTGCGGCGTGGCGTGGCGACGCTGTCCGAGGCGGTCCGCGATCCGGAGAGCCGTACCAGCGTGCTGGACATTGTCCAGACCCCGGCGCAGCGGGCCGTGCTGGACCGGCTCACCGCGCTGATGACCCTGCTGGAGGGGCACGCCGAGTTCGTGATGGACGGCGTCGGCCCGCAGGTGATCCCGAGCGTGGAGCGGATCCGGGCGTCGTTCAACAGGCGTCGCGAGGCGGGCAACCCGCTGGAGAAGGCGATCCGCCGGCTGCTCGGGGTGGACGTCAAGATGCGCCAGTACGCCGAGGGCCGCAAGTTCGTGCACGGCGTGGTCGAGCGGGTCGGCATGGAGGGCTTCAACTCGATCTTCAACTCTCCGCTCACCCTGCCCCGGTTGTCCGAGCTTGGCGATCCGGACGCCTGGGTGGCGCGGGTGCACGGCCCGGCCGGCCACATCCCGGCCGCTGGCTGA
- a CDS encoding GlxA family transcriptional regulator — MLRSVAVLVLDQVAPFELGVLAEVFGTDRTADGFPAYRFDVCGPNGAPVRTSAGFHLTPNADLGPLEDADLVAVPAHAQGTTVPGPVLDALRRADARGAHLFSVCSGAFLLGEAGLLDDRECTTHWRYVDELQDRHPRARVRCNSLYVQDGRLLTSAGTAAGIDACLHLVRQEHGSATATRLARRMVVPPHRDGGQSQYVEAPIPRVPEAPTLEPVLEWLMGHLDRPITVEELAARAGMAPRTFARRFRAETGTTPHDWLTNQRVLLARRLLEETPLSVEAVADRAGFGDAAALRHHFNRRVGATPHSYRTTFRDRVHTV, encoded by the coding sequence ATGCTCAGATCCGTTGCCGTCCTCGTCCTGGACCAGGTCGCCCCCTTCGAGCTCGGAGTGCTCGCAGAGGTGTTCGGCACCGACCGCACCGCCGACGGCTTCCCCGCGTACCGCTTCGACGTGTGCGGCCCGAACGGCGCCCCCGTACGCACCTCGGCCGGGTTCCACCTCACCCCGAACGCCGACCTCGGTCCGCTTGAGGACGCCGACCTGGTGGCCGTACCGGCGCACGCCCAGGGCACGACCGTTCCGGGCCCGGTCCTGGACGCGCTCCGGCGAGCCGACGCACGCGGAGCGCACCTGTTCAGCGTCTGCTCCGGAGCCTTCCTGCTCGGCGAGGCCGGGCTGCTCGACGACCGCGAGTGCACCACCCACTGGCGGTACGTCGACGAGCTTCAGGACCGCCACCCGCGTGCCCGGGTCCGCTGCAACTCGCTCTACGTCCAGGACGGCCGCCTGTTGACAAGCGCCGGCACCGCGGCCGGTATCGACGCCTGCCTGCACCTGGTCCGCCAGGAGCACGGCTCGGCCACCGCGACCCGCCTGGCCCGCCGGATGGTGGTGCCGCCGCACCGCGACGGCGGGCAGTCGCAGTACGTCGAGGCGCCGATCCCGAGGGTGCCCGAGGCGCCGACCCTGGAGCCGGTGCTGGAGTGGCTCATGGGGCATCTGGATCGCCCCATCACCGTCGAGGAGTTGGCCGCGCGCGCCGGCATGGCGCCGCGTACGTTCGCCCGCCGGTTCCGCGCCGAAACCGGCACCACCCCGCACGACTGGCTCACCAATCAGCGGGTGCTGCTCGCCCGACGGCTGCTGGAGGAGACCCCGCTGAGCGTGGAGGCGGTGGCCGACCGGGCAGGCTTCGGCGACGCGGCGGCGCTGCGCCACCACTTCAACCGCCGCGTCGGCGCCACCCCGCACAGCTACCGGACGACCTTCCGGGACCGCGTGCACACCGTCTGA
- the tilS gene encoding tRNA lysidine(34) synthetase TilS produces the protein MAALAPPVAAIRVVVRRALNGLPPGGPVLVACSGGADSLALAAATAFVVPRLGRSAGLVTVDHGLQAGSAQRAEAVAVWAREVGFAPVEVARVEVAGRPGGPEAAAREARYQALTEAARQHGAAALLTGHTRDDQAETVLLALARGAGPRGLAGMPARRDLAGVPLLRPLLEISREQTRAACAALGLDMWQDPHNTDPSYARSRVRADLLPALVRALGPGVVDNLARTARLVAADNAALDGLAVAALAAARCADGGLSVAALAGLVPAVRGRVLHTWARELGALPAALSYGHVNALDALVTEWHGQGPVDLPGGIRVLRRAGRLAPVDPT, from the coding sequence GTGGCCGCGCTCGCCCCGCCGGTGGCCGCGATCCGGGTGGTCGTCCGCCGCGCGCTGAACGGCCTGCCGCCCGGTGGTCCTGTGCTGGTGGCCTGTTCCGGTGGTGCCGACTCGCTCGCCCTGGCTGCGGCGACCGCCTTCGTGGTACCCCGGCTGGGCCGGTCTGCGGGGCTGGTGACCGTCGACCACGGCCTGCAGGCCGGCTCGGCGCAGCGGGCGGAGGCAGTGGCTGTCTGGGCACGTGAGGTCGGCTTCGCTCCGGTGGAGGTGGCCCGGGTGGAGGTGGCAGGGCGTCCGGGCGGCCCCGAGGCGGCGGCCCGGGAGGCCCGCTACCAGGCATTGACGGAGGCGGCTCGCCAGCACGGGGCTGCCGCGCTGCTCACCGGTCACACCCGGGACGACCAGGCGGAGACCGTGCTGCTTGCGCTGGCGCGGGGAGCCGGCCCGCGCGGGCTGGCCGGAATGCCGGCTCGACGGGACCTGGCCGGGGTGCCGCTGCTGCGCCCGCTGCTGGAGATCAGCCGGGAGCAGACCCGCGCCGCCTGTGCCGCGCTCGGCCTCGACATGTGGCAGGACCCGCACAACACCGACCCGTCGTACGCCCGCTCAAGGGTCCGCGCCGACCTGCTGCCGGCGCTGGTACGCGCGCTCGGGCCGGGCGTGGTGGACAACCTCGCGCGTACCGCCCGGTTGGTGGCGGCGGACAACGCCGCTCTCGACGGGTTGGCGGTGGCGGCGCTGGCGGCGGCCCGGTGTGCCGATGGAGGGCTCTCCGTGGCGGCGTTGGCGGGCCTGGTGCCCGCCGTGCGTGGCCGGGTGCTGCACACCTGGGCGCGGGAGTTGGGCGCCCTGCCGGCTGCTTTGTCCTACGGGCATGTCAACGCGTTGGACGCCCTGGTCACCGAGTGGCACGGTCAGGGGCCTGTCGACCTGCCCGGAGGGATCCGGGTGCTGCGCCGCGCCGGCCGGCTGGCGCCGGTCGACCCCACCTGA
- the hpt gene encoding hypoxanthine phosphoribosyltransferase — MADGSWYDADIDHVIISEAQIREKTAELAKQVSADYAHVGDGLLLVCVLKGAVMFMADFARALGRNGPPAELDFMAISSYGQGTTSSGVVRILKDLDRDIAGRHVVVVEDIVDSGLTLSWLLRYLESRSAASVEVVALFRKPDAVKVPVPVKYVGFDIPTEFVVGYGLDFGERYRELPYVGVLKPEVYARS; from the coding sequence ATGGCTGACGGCTCCTGGTACGACGCCGACATCGACCACGTGATCATCTCCGAGGCGCAGATCCGCGAGAAGACGGCGGAGCTGGCCAAGCAGGTCTCCGCCGACTACGCCCACGTGGGTGACGGACTGCTGCTGGTCTGCGTGCTCAAGGGTGCGGTGATGTTCATGGCGGACTTCGCCCGGGCGTTGGGCCGCAACGGCCCCCCGGCCGAACTCGACTTCATGGCCATCTCCTCCTATGGCCAGGGCACCACCTCTTCCGGTGTGGTCCGCATCCTCAAGGACCTCGACCGGGACATCGCCGGCCGGCACGTCGTTGTCGTCGAGGACATCGTCGACTCCGGGCTGACGCTCTCCTGGCTGCTGCGCTACCTGGAGTCGCGCTCGGCGGCGAGCGTCGAGGTGGTCGCGCTGTTCCGCAAGCCGGATGCGGTCAAGGTGCCGGTCCCGGTGAAGTACGTCGGTTTCGACATCCCCACCGAGTTCGTGGTCGGGTACGGCCTGGACTTCGGTGAGCGCTACCGCGAGCTGCCGTACGTCGGGGTGCTCAAGCCCGAGGTCTACGCCCGGTCCTGA